The following nucleotide sequence is from Drosophila takahashii strain IR98-3 E-12201 chromosome 3L, DtakHiC1v2, whole genome shotgun sequence.
ACTGGCGGTGGACTTTGATCTGATAATCACGGATGTCACCCACGGCATGGAGTGCCTCATGGATGCGGTTCCCATTTGGCGCTCGAAACCTGTACTTGGCCTGAGTGCCGGCAAGCTCACTCCGGATCTTATATCGCTGATCCAAGCGGAAAACACCATAAATGCAGCTAGGACACCGCACTATATCAGCCAAGTTCCCAAGAAGATGGGCTTTTGGAACCGTCTACACAACCACATCTTGTACTTTGCAGAGCCACTgtgagtttttaatttaatttggaatAGTTTTACAGATCCTaagattttttattcaatttaaatatttttcactaaGTTTTTAGCCATTTTAATGTAATAGAAATATTACATTAGGaactatattttaatatttaaaggttaaatttttaactgaACACAATTTTTACATCGTTTTTGATCCAtttttaatatgaaaataataagttttaattttaaaaatacgttttatttaatttaactttgatttaaaaactaaatatttttttaaaggtacatatatattaacaagTTCATATGACTAGCATCCTATGTAAAATGATTCAccttgattaaaatattttcaaattaaatcatGCGGCTTagtataattttgtattaaatattaattgtttgtattaaatttttatttatttaatttcattatatCCCTTTCCTAACCCCCAGAATCCGTTTTGTTATCATTCGTCCTGTGCTTAATAGCCTGGTGACTACGGAAAATGCCTATCCTACTCTACAACTAGTGCTACTCAATACTCATCCAACTTTGGACTATGTGCAAAATCTTCCACCCGGAGTCATCGAAGTGGGTGGTCTCCATATCAAAAGTGAGGTCAATTCTCTGCCCCCATATATACAAAAGTTCACACAGAAATTCATCGATGGCATTGTGTACATCAATTTGCCCTATATTGAATACATGAATGGTCAGGGAATACAGGCTGTGATAAAGATGATACTCGACAATCCCAACTGTGGGTTTATATGGAATGTGGAGCAGCTCGAACAATTGCCCCCGGCGAAACCCAATTTATTAACCCTCCATGTGGATCAGTCGCTGCAGCAGGATATTTTGGGTGAGAAGAGggttttttcctattttagaggaaatgaaatatatattttttctttataatttctaGCTTTACCTTTTGTCAAGGGTTTTCTGAATCATGGTGATAGTTTCAGTCTCCAGGAGGCCGTGCACAATGGAGTGCCCGTGGTTGTGCTTCCCCTTAAGCTGGAGGAATTTAATGTGAGTACTTATAAatattccttttttaaaaatatatttatttaattctgtatttattttttttatttattaattatacccgttactcgtaaagtaaaagggtatattttatgcgtttccgtctgtccgtctgtctgtctttaaagtttaaagatttcgaaaaagtaaaaatgcagttttattgtgtttaaaaatacGTATCGAAAAAACACTAACAAAATCATAGCATTTAATCTCCGATAATGATATAACTATAACAAAAGACGAAACAATATTACTACACTTCATATTAAATGCCCAGAAACTTACCTAGAATATagataacaaaaaaaaccttcatAATGGTGTTTAAGATTTGAAACTGACGAGACAATAAAcgacaaaaattttattgtttagcTACCGGTAAATTCACAATTTTccgtaaaaaattatacagCTTTGGGCAAAAAagaccaaatattttaaaattggtattattaatttgaaattataaCACTGCCGGGACAATAGGGCTTGTCTGTCGGACATTTTCCGCCTTTTATGGTCAAGaaagctaaaaaatttttagaaatgtgTGAGCATcaatagtattttaaaataacattttaccTACGTGATTTTCCTTGTTCCTTACGCCTGCAATCCTCATTTCGTATATGATATCCATTTACCCCAGGGTAGACACACTCCTTAGCAATTCCACACGAAGGCTGAGAAATCAATGGAGCAATGTCTGGACATTTACTACCCTCGGTTCCCAACATTGAAGTAACTAAATAGAAGCAGAATAAAAgtatgatttttaatttataaagaaaCACTCACCCAGAATAAGAGCAATGCCTAACTTAAACATGTTGACTTGTTAAAAGTTTGagatttaatgaatttagcTGTAAGATTAGTTTCCGTTTTATGAAGAAATTTACCTTCCAAATGCATACATTTTgtgataatttttaataatatcagTTACGGCCTAGGATTTTATAATTGCTGTGAAAAAAAGCATtcaattgtaaatttaaaaattatcgttATTTGTACGGCGTACATAATTTGTTTAGCATCTGATCTCGTATTTTTATACCACTTACTCGTAGAgtgaaagggtatattgtatttgtgcaaaggtatgtaacagggagaagaaagcgtttccgaccccataaagtatatatattcttgatcaggataactagccgagtcgatataaccatgtctgtctgtctgtctgtccgtccgtctgtagaagaaagttttcaaatcggaccattcgttaaaaagttatgcgcctTCAAAGTTGTACATCTTCATCcctctcgcactccctttagctgtgTAACGAGTATCTGATGATTGggccacccgactatagcgttctctcttgttatacccgttactcgtagagtaaaagggtatattagattcgtgcaaaagtatgtaacaggtagaaggaagcgtttccgaccctagaaactataaaagctagaagattgacattttgcatgcagattctaggagttcctacgcagcgcaagtttgtttcaaaagggtgccacgccccctctaacgcccacaatcgcttataaacgattttaaaaatttcaatattttggaaaagtaaaaatgcagttttattgtgtttatcaatacctatcgaaatgtggaaaaaaattttttaaatcggaccattcgttaaaaagttacggcggatcaaagtttttctccatctccttcgcactccctttagctgagtaacgggtatctgatagtcggggcacccgactatagcgttctctcttgttttttattaatttatttattaatttttttttatttttttttttatttttagaatgccCAGCGAGCAATGGAACGCAACTTGGGTGTGGTGATTCAGGCCAAGGAGTTCAATCAGAACTCCCTGACTGCTGCTCTAAAACGAATTCTAGATGACGAGCACTTTACTAGCGCCCTTTACCAGGCTCAGTTGAAGTTCCGAACCCGTCCGAAATCCCCGCTAGAATTGGCCGTTTGGCATGCGGAACAACTGATAGCCGAGCCACGTTTCTTCAAGGATTTCGCACAAACCGAAGCTATAGCCCAAAGTTTCTTTGTTTCCCATTCTTTGGATGTGCTGATGGTGCCTATTCTAATCCTCCTGGCTGGCGTCGTAAGTGTGGGTCGTTTGATCATAGTCCTAGTCACCGGAGGATCCAAAGCTCGTCGGGATTCCAATGAAGAATTGGAGACCGAGTCTGAAGTACCCAAAAAACGCAAGAAGGTTAAAAAGACTCTCAAAATTTCGGAACCATTGAATATAACACTAAAAGACGAGACTATTGAATTAATTGAAGATTTAAATGAAGAGTTGCTCGATGGGGAGAAGCAGCTACTCAGCGTGGAAGAAAAGTCGCTGGAAGAGAAGaaagagaaataaataatttcatatacTACTTATATTATACACCAAAGAAAGACtgccaataaataaatgtaacgaTCTCCCGAACATTCGCACATTTATTTAGCCAAATCCCATTTTTGGGTAATTAACCTACATAAACCATGTtcaaataatatgaaatgttTTGTTGATTaccatatttgtaaaataattcattaaaatgcCAATCGAATAATCAGTTAAgaaatttgtaaagtaaaacttaattttattggttttttcatttcaacgttgatgattaaattaaatttaataaaaatgttcataAATTGCGAGACTTTATAAAGATTGCTTACATTTACagattaataacattttttaatttgttaattttctacttctatacatttttaatgcgtTGAATATTTGTTATAGAAGTctgttgattttttaaatttttaaataaataattttaaacagaTAAATAAAGTGTGCATCCCAAAAGTAGACTCGGGAAATTAATTATCCACATAAGTTCTCTCATCTTGACTCTCTTAAATCCAAACCAAGTACTAGTTAAGAGATTTACCACCTCAGGTAAATCGTAGGTAGATTCACCACAGGTAGGCACAAAACCTCCAGTCCCGCCTGCGTTTTTATGTCTTTTGCCAGAATGCTGAGCCAGCAGCAATAAAACTCCCAAACCCAAGTAACCTTCAGTGCATTTCGAGAATTTGCCGCGAAAAGAACGGAGAACCAAGTACCGagaaaaaatgctgactaaACTATTGAAGATTAGCTGCACTTCGAGGCAGTGCACCTTTGCCAAGCCCTATCAAGCGATTCCGGGACCAAGAGGTCCTTTCGGGATGGGTAATCTCTACAACTATCTGCCAGGAATCGGATCCTATTCCTGGCTAAAGTTGCACCAGGCCGGTCAGGATAAGTATGAGAAATATGGCGCAATCGTGAGGGAAACTATAGTTCCCGGACAGGATATCGTTTGGCTTTATGATCCCCGGGATATCGCTTCTCTGTTGAACGAAAGGGATTGCCCGCAGCGAAGGAGTCATTTGGCCTTGGCCCAATATCGTAAAAATCGGCCGGAAGTCTACAAGACCACTGGTCTACTGCCTACCAATGGTCCTGAGTGGTGGCGCTTACGTGCCCAGCTGCAAAAAGAGCTGAGTGCCCCGAAGAGTGTGAGGAACTTCGTCTGCCAGGTGGATGGAGTGACCAAGGAGTTCCTCAGATTTCTGCAAGAGTCGCGCAAGGGAGATGCCATTGATATGCTGCCCAAACTCACCAGACTGAATTTGGAATGTGAGTACAGATCagctctaaaaataaattaaatattccatCTATTTGAATTTCAAATCTTGAATGTAGCAATTTCCCGTTCATTTGAATTTCTTGAACCAGGCTTATCTCGAAAATACCGTTGTAGGTCTATGGTAATGCTAGGTTAGGTGCAAACATGTTTAAGCAATTTGATGACGATCAATGTATTAATAGATTTCAGGACTCTAGTAAtagtttcatttcatttgaatttttggaaccaggtttattttataaatactttaGATAGGTCTATCATGAAGTCAGGTTCGCTTTATAAGTCGAAAAGAAAACATGCATTGTTTTTTGGTAAcggtttatttattaaaacgaCTTGGGACCTACTTCAGGATTCGATGGTAAAGTCCTGACAAATAtaggcattaaaaatgtataataaaaatacatttttattaaattctaataacaatttatatttccatAGTAACCTGCCTGCTTACCTTTGGAGCCCGGCTGCAGTCCTTTTCCCCCAAGGAACAGGATCCTAAGTCCCGCTCCACCCGCCTGATGGATGCAGCGGAGACCACCAATAGCTGCATCCTGCCCACGGATCAGGGTCTCCAGCTGTGGCGCTTCCTTGAGACGCCTTCCTATCGAAAACTAAGCCTGGCCCAATCCTACATGGAGAGTGTGGCCCTGGAACTTCTGGAAGAGAACATAATAAACGGTTCAGTTGGATCCTCACTGATCTCAGCTTATCTGAAAAATCCCGAACTTGATCGCAGTGATGTGGTGGGCACTGCTGCAGATTTGCTTTTAGCTGGCATCGATACCACCTCGTATGCCTCAGCATTCCTGCTCTATCATGTGGCCCGAAATCCGGAGGTCCAGCAGCGACTCTATGAGGAGGCCAAAAGAGTGCTTCCAAATCCCAAGGATCAACTATCTATGGATGCCCTGAGAACCGATATCACCTATACAAGGGCTGTTCTCAAGGAATCACTGCGCCTAAATCCCATTGCTGTGGGTGTGGGTAGAATTCTTAACCAGGATGCGATTTTCAGTGGTTACTTTGTGCCAAAAGGGGTGAGTTTTGgatgttaaatattaaatattaatcaatttgATTTAGTAATGGAGTCCCAACGCATGATTCCTACAACAAAatgagaccgcgaattcttcagaacaaaaagaacaaatattttccaaactgGCATTTGATTCcctattatataaaaatattaacaaattaaatatatattatagaattaaattgatacttattaaaacaaatactttattgtattaaaatattacttataatCTTCTTCCCAGACTACCGTAGTGACCCAGAACATGGTGGCCTGTCGCCTGGAACAGCACTTTCAGGATCCCCTGAGCTTCCAGCCAGATCGGTGGCTCCAGCATCGTAGTGCCCTCAATCCCTACCTGGTACTGCCCTTCGGCCATGGAATGCGGGCCTGCATCGCTCGTCGTCTGGCCGAGCAGAATATGCACATTTTACTTTTGAGGGTGAGCTAAAGGAAACAGATCAGCACTTTGCGGTCTCGAAAATAACGCCAAATTGTTTATTCTTTTGCCTCGACTTGATTTGCATTTTCAGCTGCTGCGTGAATACGAATTGATTTGGAGCGGATCCGATGGAGAGCTGGATGTCAAGACCCTGCTGATAAATAAACCTGATGCTCCCGTTTTGATCGAGTTGCGATTGCGAAGGGAATAAATTCTGGACAAAAATCCCCAAAAGAGGAGAGACTGAGAGACAACAGACTTGTatcacttttaaataattcgtttattaattatactttaaattagtttataattataattagtgtaaattatatataactaGACTTGCATTTAATGTGATTGAAAGGCTGCGGGTGTTTTGGTCTAAATACTAAAGAGAACGACAAAAGGGCATTCATCGCAAAATTCATCCAAAGGGGTTATACTAGATAGAGTTGCCGAATACTCGAACAAATGGGTACAGGGTTGTCATTGCTTCCGCAGAAGAATATATAATTTGTTAACCAGATATTATCTTTCGAGTATTTTGtgctcctttttgttttttcgttttttgtatACATGTTTTCAGTATGATGACAACCCTAGTCGGGGGCTTTAATGTGTAATTATTTATGACTAAATATTCCAGTACAATGCTTAGTTAAAGATATACTCGTAATGCAGTTCGTTACTATATATGGCTCTATAAAAGTGGTCCGACCTATCCCCGATCTTCCTTTACTTCCTTTACTCCCTTCTTGCCTTAAGCTCAACTCGAGTGAAAACCGTACATATACAAACTATATATAGACTACTACCTGTTTATCGCTCTTGTCCAAGTTCaagtcaaaaatatatatgtatgtgtgtatggGGCTATATACTGCTATATACTGATACTCGGTACGATTCTAGTCTGATCTAACCTATAAGGACTTTGGTTGTTTGCCGCACTACACGCTAGGATGATTGgtgaaaaaatacatttagatATACACATATACTATCTTTGAACTTCTATGTTCGGCTAAGATCGAAAAATAATTGTGTTTTTCGGGTTTTCTGATCCGCAGAATTCTTAAGatttcaaattgaattccTTAGATTTGAAATCGACCAGAATTTGGGTTAGAAAAtggtttccttttcttttgaGAAGACTTTTCCAGGAAGCGATTCGAGTCTTCTGCTCTATGGCTATCGTTGAATATGTGTTCGATGAAGGATGATATATGGGTTGGGATTAACATTGATGTCCTGCTGCCCGCGCTTAGTTTATAGTTCCAGCAGCAGAACCTCCTCATGCTAGAGGATGTTGAGCAGCGAAGAGTCCATCATCCGATCGTCGTACAAACTCAGCGTCTTGCTGGCCCGGGCTTTCCTCACCGATGGCGGTACATCTCCCGGGGTCTTGACCCTTTCGCTGGGATCCCTCAGACGTTCGCTGCTCCCCCGACCGCTGAAGACCTCGCGGAATACCTCCAGGCTGTGCTGGCGTCGCATCTGCTGCTCCGTGGGAGGTCCCTGATGGTCCGACGAGGAGGTGGTGACCATCAGGGAGTTGGTGCGCAGGTGACCGGGTCTTCGCTTTGGAGCGGAACGAGTGAGGGTCTGCAGTTCGCTGCCATGACTCTGGATGGAGTTGTTATTGGTGGTGCTCCCGCCATTGATGTGTTTAATCAGACTGCTGGACAGCGATCTCGGCACTATGTGAGCCGGAGTTCCTGTCCTCTGCTCGGCACTCCTCAGCTGAACCGGTGGAGGTTTATCCAGGCGAGGACTCAAGTCCAGATTGTTGGGTCGCCGCAGGGCAGTCACCAGATTGGATTTCTCCTCGCCCAACTGCAGCTGGCGACTCAGTTCCTCGGCATGTTCCTTCCTGAAGAGTTTCTTGTGGATCAGAGCCCGAACACCATGCCATCCCCTTAGCTTTTGATCGGTGTTCTGCTGCTTGGGAAATCCCTGACCCAAATTTGGATTACTATTGGGCACCAAGCTCACGATTGTattcttctgctgctgctggctgtgatgatgatgatgatgatggttgGCTATCAGCTCCTCCACACTGACGTCGTGCTCCAGGCAGGAAAGTGAGTTCTCCTGCGGTTGCGTCTGGAAACTGTGCTTCTTGCTGCGCTCCACGAGAACCGGAGGAGTTCGCATTTGCTGGGGCGCCAGATTGCGTTCCTGGCAGGGATTCCTGCCCTGATACGGTTGCAGCTGCTGATGCGGATAGCTCAGGTGATTCTTTTCCCGCTCCAAGGCAGCCGGGGGTAGCTGTTGATTGGGCGGTGGCTGGATGAGTCCTGCGGCATCGGAGCTCATCTGGTGATGCACTGCAGCCGATGTAGTCGTTGTGGTTATGACATTCAGACcctggaaaattataaaatatattaaaaaaattcggaaaaattatagaaataatTTTCGTACCTGCTCCACGTTTACGGTGGCCACCAGATTATTCGTATTAAGTAGAGGACTAGCTGGTTGAGCCTGAGCTCTCGGTCTCAAGGTGGCCATCTCCTGCATGCGTTCCTCGGCACACAAGGAGGTCAACCTGGCATCCGCATCATGGTCCCAGCAATCCTCGCAAGTATCCCGCACCACTTTTGcggcagcaccaccaccccaGCCGGTGGGAAACAGAGGACGCGCCTTGTGCCGCACCACCAGCGATTGCATTTGATCGAAACTGGGATGGGAGCCCACTTCCTGTTCATAGGGAGCTTTATAGGGCGGGGTGGCCTGTGCCGGGGCATAGAAATCCGAGCAGCGAGTGGACACCTCCCAGAGCACCAGGCCCAAAGCATAAACATCCATTTGTTTGAGGGACGTTTCGCAATCTCGCAGATTGACAGCTCCCTCCAGTAATTCGGGGGCCATGTAGCGCAGGGTGCCCACTTCATTGATGCTCTTCGTCTCCGCCATGGCAATTTCTCCTTTGTATTCATACTTGGAGCCAAAGACCTTCAGGGCGAAACCGAAATCCGCAATGCAACAGCTGAGATCCGCCTGGACCAATACGTTTCGTGTGTTGATATCCCGATGGGCCACACAGGGTTTGTGCTGATCCCCCAGCCGGAGTTCCGTGTGCAGATGGGAGATTCCACGCGTGATGGATCGCAGCATTCCACAGCATTCGCTGAAGGTCAGCGTGTTGGCTATCAACCAATCCTGGAGGCATCCCAGTGGAGCCAGGGAGAGAACCAGCTGGTACTCCATACGTCCATCCATCGTACAGCGTTCATCGTAGCCTTTAAATGGGGAAAATATTGGATTATTTAAGGGTAAAAGAAAGAATAGGAAATGGtaataattctttaaaatgttaaaaattattaattaggtttttaaaattgttaaaaaatgtttaattgctTTTTTGAAACTTCTAAAAAGTATCTCTAGGTCTCATAACATCAATTAAGTTCAAGTTTAGTTAAAATACTTTAGCAATGGAAGTatgcaaatcaaaaaatggcaatcaaataaattgttttctgaggaattcataaaataatttcatatttttttaaggttttcgaACGTAATTTTCaaagatattaaaattattatattattttcaaagtatttCCCAAAGGCCCTATATAAAATCTGATTTTAACAATAGTTTATTACCAAAATAGCTCAACAGTGCAGGACATTCCATCAAGGGCAGTGCGTAGATATTCCTTTCGTTCACATAGTACTGATGATGCTCCTCGGGATAAATCTTAACAGCCACCTCCTGATCATGAAGCAGTCCCTTCATCACAGTTCCGTACTTTCCGCTGCCCAGCATGCCAATTAAATTCATATTGTCCACATTTCGGAGATTGGAGCTGTAACCAGGACCCGAAGGCGCCAAGGGAGACTCTTCCGGTTCCGGTTTCTCCTTGGCAGTTCGACAATATTGAACGGCCAGAAAGAGTCCAATCGTTAGGGCTGTAAGTCCACCGGCAAGTCCCAGCATTGTGCTGGCCAAAAAGGATTGGTGCTGTTTTTCACTGGCCCGGTTTGTGATCGCTGATCTGCCCTCATTGGAGCCCAGTTCCAGGGGTGCGGGTTCCACTACGGCATACTGGGCATTGCAGACATCTCCAGAACAGCAGCAGTAATACAAGGAACTGGTCTTCGAGGTGGGCGCCGAACTGGTGCACTCCGACTGGCTGCAGATGGATGTGCGATCCGTGTTGTCCTTCCagcaacctaaaaaaaaaggtataacaGAAGATTTAGTAGTTTATAACTATACACAAAAGAATTAGATCAATAACAATTACATATTGTATTGTAATCTTATGACACCATTAACATAAATACGCAAATTCTTCAGAACCAgagaaacaaatatttatcacACTTATGTTTTTGAAGGGTTTTACTAAAGaggaccgcgaattctttagaagaaatggaaaacataaaaacctaATATCGAAAATGCATGtttcattaattaatattaatatttgatattgatttttctttcattatactgataaaacaatttactagtcattatttttaatttactttcatTATACTGATAAAACAATTTACtagtcaaaataaatattttcttatagaGTGAGTAAATTTCCAAACTCACCCTGCTTGACAATCCTAGTGCCATTCGGAGTCTGATTCCAGAGGGTAAAGCAGAAGGTGTAGCCATCGGAGCAGGTGCGTCTATGAGGCTCGCTGGGCACCGGAGTAGACTCCACCTGTTGCTCCTGCACTTCGCCACTGGAGTCCTGATCCCCGTCGTCATCATGGAAGGAGTTGTCGTTCTCCTGGAAGCTCATACAGCTGTACGACTGGCGACTGGGAACAGGTGCTAAtcaaatcagaaaaaaaaattccattcaTAAATATTCCATAGATAACAACTAAGACTTGAAAGTACTCACATGCTCTAGCCGGTGAGATCAGATTCGCCAGAAGCAGAAGAAGCCAAGGCCAGCTATAGATAACCCAATTCATATTGTCTAAAAATCCTTTGATAGGCCACCTTCAATATGATATTCCCTGGATGACTTTTGATGGCCCCAACTGTTACGGCATTTTGTAAAACCTGAAAGAGTTGAAAAACATAGAGGTTTATAAATAccgatttatttcttatttagcaTCTACGCAGGAATTATCAATAGTCTGGCGTACTCTCTCTTTGCCCCTTCCATAAGTACTACTCTCGCATTCGGTTTGCGTATCAATAGGCGATGACAATTCGCGAGCTCAGCGACTTTATCAACTGCCGGCGATAATGGCCAGACCCAAATACTCTCTCGCCGTTCCACCAAACCCCAAAAGCCGAACACAACCGATCGTGAAGCGTCTGTCAATCGAAGTCTAGATCGGGGGAGGGGGTATACTATGGGGTTCTACGAGCACCCACCCACTCCAAGTCTCGGGGGAACTGTGTTGCACTTTGGAACCCATTTGGAACCAGGCGCCGCCAGAATACGCAAAATCATTTCAGCTGGGGATCGAGTGCAATGAAGAGGATACCGACTGGGGAGTACTTATAtcaggcagaaaaaaaaattatataatataattatgaaagctaggaatatttattttcaaagcttTTATACCATGGAATTTATTGcgaatttttaaagctttccTTCCTTCCCCTTGAATACTGATTAGAACATTTTCACCGTCATTAATTATGTGCCTGGCTGAACTTAATACGCTCCACTCTCCTCTCCAATTATAGGGTACGTGTATGAAAGTATGTCTTATATACAAACGTtcgctatataataaatgtgTTTATACCCAGCTGGTAACGAATTTGCATTGGCGACATTTGGGTTAATTGTGGGTGACGGGGCATGAAATTTAAAGCAAGATAAGCATTTTATCAGACAGGCCAGGATACACTTATCACGCGATTATGAAATCTCCGCCCGCAATCTACGTCAATTATTTTATGGCGTTTCCAATTCacaaatttcttatttatgaAAGGAGAAGAAAAGCAAAAGCGAGTATTATCTTTTTTAATCTAGCATTCTTTTGTTTGAAATTGATAAAGTTTTCTATTAATTACAATGCCAAAAAGTGTTGTTTAAAACCGTTATTAAATCCTTAAAGtaaaaatagtaatttaaaataaatatcgatattttaagatatagtTTTGCAAAACGTAGCTTTGTAATTGTCAAACCTATGCCAAAGGAGCTGTCAAACTCGTAGGCTAGAAGTTACTTGTCAATTCGATGTAATAGAGTTGTCCAAGAAAATTTTTCATTCCGACTAGATCGTCATGAGTGAACTACATCTGTGCATCTACATTGCATTTTGGCTCTGTGTGAATTTCGTCGGCTTTATTCTTGTGCTAAACTACTTTTCATCTCTTGATAAAAAAGACTAAGTTTATCCCCTAAAGCTGTGATAGAATTTCTAGAGTTCAATATGGATATAGCGGATTTCTATgttcacttttgtttttttatggccTGTTTAAGATTGATATTATATTTCTCAGTCTTCTTGACTAGTTACGTTTGCGTTAACAAGAAACCATTCGACATCAAAAATTGCCATTGGTGGGCTTACGACCTTCGCTTTGCGGAATCACCAAAGGATGAGTGTCAAAAAATTGACCTGGATTTTCTAACAGAGCCGCAAAAGGATTTCAATAATTCTCAAAACAACAAGACAACATCGATGGACGAGCAGAAGGATTCACCAGAAGAAAATTCGGATGTTCCAGAAGAGTCGAAAGAGGATTACGATTTGCGTGTCAACGAGATGGCAACTCTGGTCCAAATGATGAGTATTCAATGGGAGATTAACGAGGATAAGAACCCACTGAGGACCTTCAACGACCGTTTCAATATCAGTCGCCG
It contains:
- the wit gene encoding bone morphogenetic protein receptor type-2, with amino-acid sequence MNWVIYSWPWLLLLLANLISPARASPVPSRQSYSCMSFQENDNSFHDDDGDQDSSGEVQEQQVESTPVPSEPHRRTCSDGYTFCFTLWNQTPNGTRIVKQGCWKDNTDRTSICSQSECTSSAPTSKTSSLYYCCCSGDVCNAQYAVVEPAPLELGSNEGRSAITNRASEKQHQSFLASTMLGLAGGLTALTIGLFLAVQYCRTAKEKPEPEESPLAPSGPGYSSNLRNVDNMNLIGMLGSGKYGTVMKGLLHDQEVAVKIYPEEHHQYYVNERNIYALPLMECPALLSYFGYDERCTMDGRMEYQLVLSLAPLGCLQDWLIANTLTFSECCGMLRSITRGISHLHTELRLGDQHKPCVAHRDINTRNVLVQADLSCCIADFGFALKVFGSKYEYKGEIAMAETKSINEVGTLRYMAPELLEGAVNLRDCETSLKQMDVYALGLVLWEVSTRCSDFYAPAQATPPYKAPYEQEVGSHPSFDQMQSLVVRHKARPLFPTGWGGGAAAKVVRDTCEDCWDHDADARLTSLCAEERMQEMATLRPRAQAQPASPLLNTNNLVATVNVEQGLNVITTTTTSAAVHHQMSSDAAGLIQPPPNQQLPPAALEREKNHLSYPHQQLQPYQGRNPCQERNLAPQQMRTPPVLVERSKKHSFQTQPQENSLSCLEHDVSVEELIANHHHHHHHSQQQQKNTIVSLVPNSNPNLGQGFPKQQNTDQKLRGWHGVRALIHKKLFRKEHAEELSRQLQLGEEKSNLVTALRRPNNLDLSPRLDKPPPVQLRSAEQRTGTPAHIVPRSLSSSLIKHINGGSTTNNNSIQSHGSELQTLTRSAPKRRPGHLRTNSLMVTTSSSDHQGPPTEQQMRRQHSLEVFREVFSGRGSSERLRDPSERVKTPGDVPPSVRKARASKTLSLYDDRMMDSSLLNIL